In Humulus lupulus chromosome 7, drHumLupu1.1, whole genome shotgun sequence, the following are encoded in one genomic region:
- the LOC133791437 gene encoding uncharacterized protein LOC133791437, which produces MENMLIKDKLVINIDSIANISTDDDFDDAGLNDDSNVDLDDDDDDNDNDNDDDDDDDDDDDEGERNNIDDGFVEVNLNVPCLENRTFDDSFDDAYICNVPDASSAPHTLEDNHLPLPHASPSDHCNERSHVSSTPSSNATSIDEDVFCVGQYFVDKKELKMKVHMLAIRQNFEFKVKKSNKKLVVLVCVDPNCKWRIRATKTCATGLFVIRKHCNEHTCSLEMRQNHHRQATCSIIAEHLKARYEGVKKGPNPAQIVNERNKNLGVKCSYWKAWKARKCAHELIRGSAANSYPKLPSYLYMVQKSNLDGNFQIYPLAFGIVDSENDASWNWFLTCLRDQVPDTTDLVFISDRHKSIIKGVRNVYKNAYHGACMWHLGQNIKTKFSGKGLKKLFEKTAKAYRVSEFTKLFAEISTKKPSLATYLKNASFESWSRCHFHGNRYNIMTTNNSESLNQVFREAREWPIIPLLEEIITTLSRWFYERRTNANSCPTPLTVDVEDIMRQRYEQSRYMRVTPINISEFHVKGEPLDGLVNIEEHSCTCREFDIDKIPCIHGITAAMHRGVDVYSLCSKFYTTEFWRMAYAESIYPLPPEIEWLIPEEVKSQVVIKPIKLIPPGRPKNKRIPSRGEFPKEKSNSAPESSSKKVKGKVSDVDGGKSNGSVPIVDVMGTTKPHARSDYISIYFGLGLMC; this is translated from the exons ATGGAAAATATGCTCATTAAGGATAAActtgttattaatattgattcTATTGCAAACATTTCTACTGATGATGATTTTGATGATGCTGGTTTAAACGATGATAGCAATGTTGATTTAGATGATGACGATGATGACAACGACAACGAcaacgatgatgatgatgatgatgatgatgatgatgatgaggggGAAAGAAACAATATTGATGATGGTTTTGTTGAGGTAAATTTGAATGTCCCATGTCTTGAAAATAGAACTTTTGATGATTCCTTTGACGATGCATACATATGTAATGTTCCTGATGCTAGTTCTGCACCTCACACTCTTGAAGATAACCATTTACCACTTCCTCATGCATCCCCTAGTGATCATTGTAATGAAAGAAGTCATGTTAGTAGTACACCAAGCTCAAATGCAACAAGTATTGATGAAGATGTTTTTTGTGTTGGTCAATATTTTGTGGATAAgaaagagttgaagatgaaaGTACACATGCTTGCTATACGACAAAACTTTGAATTCAAAGTGAAAAAATCAAATAAGAAATTAGTGGTTTTGGTTTGTGTTGACCCCAATTGTAAGTGGAGAATTCGTGCGACAAAGACATGTGCAACAGGTTTGTTTGTTATTCGCAAGCATTGTAATGAACACACTTGTTCTTTAGAAATGCGACAAAATCATCATCGGCAAGCAACTTGTTCTATTATTGCAGAGCACTTGAAAGCGAGATATGAAGGTGTGAAAAAAGGCCCAAATCCAGCACAAATAGTTAATGAGAGGAACAAGAATCTTGGTGTAAAGTGTAGTTATTGGAAGGCATGGAAGGCAAGAAAGTGCGCACATGAACTTATAAGGGGTTCAGCAGCAAACAGTTATCCAAAACTCCCCTCTTACTTGtacatggtccaaaagtctaATCTTG ATGGAAATTTTCAAATTTATCCTCTTGCTTTTGGTATTGTTGATTCTGAGAATGATGCATCTTGGAATTGGTTTTTGACATGCTTACGAGATCAAGTGCCTGATACTACTGATTTAGTGTTTATATCTGATAGACACAAAAGCATTATAAAGGGAGTTCGAAATGTATATAAAAATGCTTACCATGGAGCTTGTATGTGGCATCTTGGACAAAATATAAAGACAAAATTTAGTGGTAAAGGTTTGAAAAAGTTGTTTGAGAAGACGGCAAAAGCGTACAGAGTTTCAGAGTTCACAAAGTTATTTGCTGAGATTTCTACAAAAAAACCAAGTCTGGCAACATACCTGAAGAATGCATCTTTTGAAAGCTGGTCCAGATGTCATTTCCATGGTAATCGATACAACATCATGACCACCAACAATTCAGAGTCATTGAACCAAGTTTTTAGAGAAGCTCGAGAATGGCCCATCATTCCTTTATTGGAGGAAATTATCACTACACTCTCCAGATGGTTCTATGAGAGAAGGACAAATGCAAATTCTTGTCCAACACCACTTACAGTTGACGTAGAAGATATAATGAGACAAAGATACGAACAATCAAGGTACATGAGAGTTACACCCATTAATATAAGTGAGTTCCATGTTAAAGGTGAGCCACTAGACGGTCTAGTTAATATTGAGGAACATTCTTGTACATGTCGAGAGTTTGACATTGATAAGATTCCATGTATTCATGGCATCACTGCAGCAATGCATCGTGGAGTAGATGTTTATAGTCTATGCTCAAAATTCTACACGACTGAATTTTGGAGGATGGCTTATGCAGAATCTATTTACCCTTTACCACCTGAAATAGAATGGCTTATTCCAGAAGAGGTTAAGTCTCAAGTCGTTATCAAACCAATTAAGTTAATTCCCCCAGGGAGACCAAAGAATAAACGAATTCCTTCGAGAGGAGAGTTTCCAAAGGAGAAGAGTAATTCTGCACCTGAATCGTCATCAAAGAAAGTAAAGGGTAAGGTTTCTGATGTTGATGGGGGAAAAAGCAACGGAAGTGTTCCAATTGTGGATGTTATGGGCACAACAAAACCACATGCAAGAAGTGATTATATTTCAATTTATTTTGGACTTGGTTTGATGTGTTAA
- the LOC133791438 gene encoding uncharacterized protein LOC133791438, with protein sequence MENMLIKDKLVTNIDSTTNIDSIANISTDDDFDDAGLNDDNNVDLDDDDDDNDNDDDDERNNIDDGFVEVNLNVPCLENRTFDDSFDDAYICNVPDASSAPHTLEDNHLPLPRVSPSDHCNERSHVSSTPSSNATSIDEDVFCVGQYFVDKKELKMKVHILAIRRNFEFKVKKSNKKLVVLICVDPNCKWRIRATKTCATGLFVIRKHCNEHTCSLEMRQNHHRQATCSIIAEHLKARYEGVKKGPNPAQIVNEMNKNLGVKCSYWKAWKARKCAHELIRGSAANSYPKLPSYLGFRYMRKVISIDGTHLKNQFGGNLLIATTQDGNFQIYPLAFGIVDSENDASWNWFLTCLRDQVPDTTDLVFISDRHKSIIKGVRNVYKNAYHGACMWHLGQNIKTKFSGKGLKKLFEKTAKAYRVSEFTKLFAEISTKKPSLATYLKNASFESWSRCSMVIDTTS encoded by the exons ATGGAAAATATGCTCATTAAGGATAAACTTGTTACTAATATTGATTCTACTACAAATATTGATTCTATTGCAAACATTTCTACTGATGATGATTTTGATGATGCTGGTTTAAACGACGATAACAATGTTGATTTAGATGATGACGATGATGACAACGAcaacgatgatgatgatgaaagaaACAATATTGATGATGGTTTTGTTGAGGTAAATTTGAATGTCCCATGTCTTGAAAATAGAACTTTTGATGATTCCTTTGACGATGCATACATATGTAATGTTCCTGATGCTAGTTCTGCACCTCACACTCTTGAAGATAACCATTTACCACTTCCTCGTGTATCCCCTAGTGATCATTGTAATGAAAGAAGTCATGTTAGTAGTACACCAAGCTCAAATGCAACAAGTATTGATGAAGATGTTTTTTGTGTTGGTCAATATTTTGTGGATAAgaaagagttgaagatgaaaGTACACATACTTGCTATACGACGAAACTTTGAATTCAAAGTGAAAAAATCAAATAAGAAATTAGTGGTTTTGATTTGTGTTGACCCCAATTGTAAGTGGAGAATTCGTGCGACAAAGACATGTGCAACAGGTTTGTTTGTTATTCGCAAGCATTGTAATGAACACACTTGTTCTTTAGAAATGCGACAAAATCATCATCGGCAAGCAACTTGTTCTATTATTGCAGAGCACTTGAAAGCGAGATATGAAGGTGTGAAAAAAGGTCCAAATCCAGCACAAATAGTTAATGAGATGAACAAGAATCTTGGTGTAAAGTGTAGTTATTGGAAGGCATGGAAGGCAAGAAAGTGCGCTCATGAACTTATAAGGGGTTCAGCGGCAAACAGTTATCCAAAACTCCCATCTTACTT AGGTTTTCGTTACATGAGAAAAGTTATATCTATTGATGGAACTCATTTGAAAAACCAATTTGGAGGAAATTTACTCATTGCAACTACACAAGATGGAAATTTTCAAATTTATCCTCTTGCTTTTGGTATTGTTGATTCTGAGAATGATGCATCTTGGAATTGGTTTTTGACATGCTTACGAGATCAAGTGCCTGATACTACTGATTTAGTGTTTATATCTGATAGACACAAAAGCATTATAAAGGGAGTTCGAAATGTATATAAAAATGCTTACCATGGAGCTTGTATGTGGCATCTTGGACAAAATATAAAGACAAAATTTAGTGGTAAAGGTTTGAAAAAGTTGTTTGAGAAGACGGCAAAAGCGTACAGAGTTTCAGAGTTCACAAAGTTATTTGCTGAGATTTCTACAAAAAAACCAAGTCTGGCAACATACCTGAAGAATGCATCTTTTGAAAGCTGGTCCAGATGTTCCATGGTAATCGATACAACATCATGA
- the LOC133791439 gene encoding uncharacterized protein LOC133791439: MTTNNSESLNQVFREAREWPIIPLLEEIITTLSRWFYERRTNANSCPTPLTVDVEDIMRQRYEQSRYMRVTPINISEFHVKGEPLDGLVNIEEHSCTCREFDIDKIPCIHGITAAMHRGVDVYSLCSKFYTTEFWRMAYAKSIYPLPPEIEWLIPEEVKSKVVIKPVKLIPPGRPKNKRIPSRGEFPKEKSNFASESSSKKVKGKVSDVDGGKKQRKCSNCGCYGHNKTTCKK; encoded by the coding sequence ATGACCACCAACAATTCTGAGTCATTGAACCAAGTTTTTAGAGAAGCTCGAGAATGGCCCATCATTCCTTTATTGGAGGAAATTATCACTACACTCTCCAGATGGTTCTATGAGAGAAGGACAAATGCAAATTCTTGTCCAACACCACTTACAGTTGACGTAGAAGATATAATGAGACAAAGATACGAACAATCAAGGTACATGAGAGTTACACCCATTAATATAAGTGAGTTCCATGTTAAAGGTGAGCCACTAGACGGTCTAGTTAATATTGAGGAACATTCTTGTACATGTCGAGAGTTTGACATTGATAAGATTCCATGTATTCATGGCATCACTGCAGCAATGCATCGTGGAGTAGATGTTTATAGTCTATGCTCAAAATTCTACACAACTGAATTTTGGAGGATGGCTTATGCAAAATCTATTTACCCTTTACCACCTGAAATAGAATGGCTTATTCCAGAAGAGGTTAAATCTAAAGTCGTTATCAAACCAGTTAAGTTAATTCCCCCAGGGAGACCAAAGAATAAACGAATTCCTTCGAGAGGAGAGTTTCCAAAGGAGAAGAGTAATTTTGCATCTGAATCGTCATCAAAGAAAGTAAAGGGTAAGGTTTCTGATGTTGATGGGGGAAAAAAGCAACGGAAGTGTTCCAATTGTGGATGTTATGGGCACAACAAAACCACATGCAAGAAgtga